A window of the Microcaecilia unicolor chromosome 5, aMicUni1.1, whole genome shotgun sequence genome harbors these coding sequences:
- the LOC115471201 gene encoding beta-microseminoprotein-like encodes MKGFLVVTFAVVFVVIQCNAQCIVEPVQPQSPNKLPEGCVDKKNVIHKIGSSWNTTDCYTCNCLSHDNKVYLSCCGRAIRPSGFDEKHCELIFDQTSCTYSVVEKEDHSKHCSFGGVVVG; translated from the exons AAGGGTTTCTTGGtagtcacctttgctgttgtcTTTGTGGTAATACAATGCAATGCACAATGCATTGTGGAGCCTGTCCAGCCTCAGTCCCCCAACAAACTTCCAGAAG GCTGTGTTGACAAAAAGAATGTGATCCACAAAATTGGCAGCAGCTGGAACACAACAGACTGCTATACATGCAACTGTTTATCTCACGATAACAAAGTCTATCTGTCCTGCTGTGGAAG GGCTATTCGACCTTCTGGTTTTGATGAGAAACATTGTGAACTCATTTTTGACCAGACTTCCTGCACTTACAGTGTTGTGGAAAAGGAGGATCATTCTAAACACTGCAGCTTTGGAGGCGTAGTAGTGGGATAG